Proteins co-encoded in one Lynx canadensis isolate LIC74 chromosome C1, mLynCan4.pri.v2, whole genome shotgun sequence genomic window:
- the PAQR7 gene encoding membrane progestin receptor alpha produces the protein MATMVAQKLSHLLPSLRQAHQEPRPSRRPEPMFTVDRAEVPPLFWKPYIYVGYRPLHQTWHFYFRTLFQQHNEAVNVWTHLLAAVVLLLRLAVFVGTVGIWGDPHALPLFILLLASFTYLSFSALAHLLQAKSEFWHYSFFFLDYVGVAVYQFGSALAHFYYAIEPAWHARVQAVFLPVAAFLAWLSCTGSCYNKYIQKPGLLGRTCQEVPSALAYALDISPVVHRILVSPDPTSDDPALLYHKCQVVFFLLAAAFFSTFMPERWFPGSCHVFGQGHQLFHVFLVLCTLAQLEAVALDYEARRPIYEPLHTRWPHNFSGLFLLTVGSSVLTAFLLSQLVRHRLNRKAQ, from the coding sequence ATGGCCACGATGGTGGCCCAGAAGCTCAGCCATCTCCTGCCCAGTTTGCGGCAGGCCCACCAGGAGCCTCGGCCGTCCAGGCGGCCAGAGCCCATGTTCACAGTGGACCGTGCCGAAGTGCCACCGCTCTTCTGGAAGCCGTACATCTACGTGGGCTACCGGCCGCTGCATCAGACCTGGCACTTCTACTTCCGCACGCTGTTCCAGCAGCACAACGAGGCGGTGAACGTGTGGACCCACCTGCTGGCAGCCGTCGTGCTGCTGCTGCGGCTGGCCGTCTTCGTGGGGACCGTGGGCATCTGGGGAGACCCGCACGCGCTGcccctcttcatcctcctcctcgCGTCCTTCACCTACCTCTCCTTCAGCGCCTTGGCTCACCTCCTGCAGGCCAAGTCCGAGTTCTGGCATTACAGTTTCTTCTTCCTGGACTACGTGGGCGTGGCCGTGTACCAGTTCGGCAGCGCCCTGGCACACTTCTACTACGCCATCGAGCCTGCCTGGCACGCCCGGGTGCAGGCCGTCTTCCTGCCCGTGGCCGCCTTTCTCGCCTGGCTTTCTTGCACTGGCTCCTGCTACAACAAGTACATCCAGAAGCCTGGCCTGCTGGGCCGCACTTGCCAGGAGGTGCCCTCAGCGCTGGCCTACGCGCTGGACATCAGCCCCGTGGTGCATCGCATCCTGGTGTCCCCTGACCCTACCTCAGATGACCCGGCTCTTCTCTACCACAAGTGCCAGGTGGTCTTCTTCCTGCTGGCCGCCGCTTTCTTCTCCACCTTCATGCCTGAGCGCTGGTTTCCTGGCAGCTGCCACGTCTTCGGGCAGGGCCACCAGCTCTTCCATGTCTTCCTGGTGCTGTGCACGCTGGCCCAGCTGGAGGCCGTGGCACTGGACTACGAGGCCCGGCGGCCCATCTATGAGCCTCTGCATACCCGCTGGCCCCACAACTTCTCTGGCCTCTTTCTGCTCACCGTGGGCAGCAGTGTCCTGACCGCGTTCCTCCTGAGCCAGCTGGTACGGCACAGACTCAACCGGAAGGCCCAGTga